A window from Glandiceps talaboti chromosome 15, keGlaTala1.1, whole genome shotgun sequence encodes these proteins:
- the LOC144446880 gene encoding chloride channel protein 2-like, translating into MSSKILKESPSQLGYQPTMMHGQYRKDLAKFAKEEAVRLRLEQEKLRRWEAKQIKNRRVIRLHSGSSESLLHKLKGGIKWCRSLAHSSLGDDWLFLALLGIVMALLSFGIDYCISFFQRGQVYVFHKLDGHPFPQYLLWIGYPTILIVFSTAFTHYVEPNAKGSGIPEMKTILRGIVLKEYLSLRTLVSKVVGLATSLGTSLPLGKVGPFVHIANIVATVLNRWIGKLTGGYSYVNEYQNYDMLAAACAVGVACTFSAPIGGLLFSIEVTTSHFAVRNYWRGFFAATCAALMFRLLAVWDEKEETIVALYKTTFRMEFAYDVTEVFVYAMIGVVGGFGGALFIFLHRQLVEFNRRDTILKTILSKNRYLYPGIITIVISTFTFPLGFGQFMAGELTPGQVLTSFFSNETWTGATQEEIENAEFASYWFGNHGNVFLSIGLYVFMTFWMTLVSITMPVACGIFMPVFIVGASLGRLVGEAMAAWFPDGFMQGDQLLKVVPGGYAVVGAAALSGSVTHTVSTSVVVAEMTGQITHILPIMVAVLIANAISLLIQPSIFDSIIQIKKLPYLPDIPTGEARTHNIFAEEIMTTDIDYVTYDYTYMDLKYLLSQTYHSTYPLVDSLDGMLFVGVISRSELEYLVDSKIGRVARIEEANKRLNEDSENGRDDDDDEKMDEDIDIVYEAKPRKTKSTVSDIPASFARVDVDLNATEQLDWEREQLSEKVNFAPCQIDPSPLHVVGETSLHKVHNLFSLLGINKAYVIDMGRLVGIVALDEVRQAIVGSGIYDSDSEDDDEDDAFYDTYDEEERDVNEEGSAQEMKEITNEEPSEKTQ; encoded by the exons ATGTCGAGCAAGATTTTAAAAGAATCTCCAAGTCAGCTAGGCTATCAGCCAACTATG ATGCATGGCCAATATCGTAAAGACCTTGCAAAATTTGCAAAGGAAGAAGCTGTCAGATTGCGACTTGAACAAGAAAAACTGCGGCGATGGGAGgcgaaacaaataaaaaatcgaCGAGTTATTAGACTTCACAGTGGTTCTTCAGAGTCGCTCCTCCATAAATTGAAGG gTGGAATTAAGTGGTGTAGAAGTCTTGCACATTCTAGTTTGGGAGATGATTGGTTATTCCTAGCACTCCTTGGAATTGTAATGGCTTTATTATCCTTCGGTATTGATTATTGTATTTCGTTTTTCCAGAGAG GTCAAGTTTATGTTTTCCATAAATTAGACGGACACCCATTTCCTCAATATCTCTTGTGGATTGGCTATCCAACTATCCTGATTGTATTTTCGACTGCATTCACTCACTACGTGGAACCCAACGCTAAAG GTTCCGGTATACCAGAAATGAAAACTATACTTCGGGGTATAGTCCTAAAGGAATATTTATCATTAAGAACACTCGTTTCAAAAGTTGTTGGCTTGGCCACTTCTTTGGGGACCAGTCTGCCTTTGGGCAAAGTG GGTCCATTTGTTCACATAGCAAACATAGTAGCAACAGTACTGAATCGATGGATAGGAAAACTAACCGGTGGATATAGTTACGTg AATGAATATCAAAATTACGACATGCTGGCTGCCGCCTGTGCCGTAGGAGTTGCGTGTACCTTTTCAGCGCCGATAGGGGGCCTCCTCTTCAGTATCGAAGTAACCACTTCACATTTTGCCGTTCGGAACTATTGGCGTGGTTTCTTTGCAGCAACGTGTGCAGCGTTAATGTTCAGATTGCTAGCTGTTTGGGACGAAAAGGAAG AAACTATCGTTGCATTATACAAAACTACGTTTCGAATGGAATTTGCATATGATGTCACTGAAGTGTTTGTTTATGCCATGATCGG GGTAGTCGGCGGATTTGGTGGCGCACTTTTTATATTTCTTCACAGACAACTAGTTGAATTCAACAGACGGGATACTATTCTGAAAACGATTCTGTCAAAGAA TCGTTACTTGTATCCAGGGATTATAACGATAGTGATCTCTACATTTACCTTCCCTCTGGGATTTGGTCAGTTCATGGCTGGAGAG TTAACACCAGGTCAAGTGCTGACATCTTTCTTTAGCAACGAAACTTGGACTGGTGCCACCCAAGAAGAAATAGAGAATGCTGAGTTTGCATCCTACTGGTTCGGTAACCATGGCAATGTTTTTCTTTCGATTGGATTGTACGTATTCATGACG TTCTGGATGACTTTAGTGTCGATCACAATGCCTGTTGCCTGTGGTATCTTCATGCCTGTGTTCATAGTGGGCGCATCGCTTGGTCGATTGGTTGGTGAGGCCATGGCGGCGTGGTTCCCTGATGGCTTTATGCAAGGTGATCAACTCCTTAAGGTTGTGCCAGGTGGATACGCTGTTGTTG GGGCTGCTGCCTTATCTGGGAGTGTGACTCACACAGTATCAACGTCTGTCGTTGTAGCCGAGATGACAGGCCAGATCACTCATATATTACCTATTATG GTAGCTGTCCTTATTGCAAATGCAATATCTCTGCTTATACAACCATCCATTTTCGACAgtattattcaaataaagaagcTCCCATACCTACCTGACATACCAACAGGTGAAGCCAG AACTCATAATATTTTTGCAGAAGAAATAATGACAACGGATATTGATTACGTCACGTATGACTATACGTATATGGACTTgaagtatttattatcacagaCTTATCACAGCACATATCCACTTGTCGACTCTCTTG ACGGAATGTTATTCGTCGGTGTTATATCACGGTCAGAGCTGGAATATTTAGTGGACTCTAAAATTGGAAGAGTTGCTAGGATAGAAGAAGCTAACAAGAGATTGAATGAAGACAGTGAGAACGGaagagatgatgatgatgatgagaaaaTGGATGAAGATATCGACATTGTCTATGAAGCAAAGCCAAGAAAAACTAAG TCAACGGTATCAGACATCCCGGCGTCCTTTGCTAGG GTTGACGTCGACTTGAATGCAACGGAG cAACTTGATTGGGAGAGAGAACAGCTGTCAGAAAAAGTCAACTTTGCCCCTTGCCAGATAGACCCTTCTCCTCTGCATGTGGTCGGAGAAACATCACTGCACAAG GTCCACAACCTGTTTAGTTTGTTGGGTATAAACAAAGCCTACGTCATCGATATGGGACGTCTGGTTGGCATAGTAGCACTTGATGAG GTCAGACAAGCGATTGTAGGGTCTGGTATTTATGACAGTGACtcagaagatgatgatgaagatgatgctTTCTATGACACTTATGATGAAGAGGAGAGAGATGTCAATGAGGAAGGCTCTGCGCAAGAAATGAAGGAAATAACAAACGAGGAGCCCAGTGAAAAGACACAGTAG
- the LOC144446879 gene encoding histamine H2 receptor-like gives MSEETFADLKIDIWTNETIGLNSETKYNWNESDRVNPETVANRPMVAIVIIGIVIVAITLATILGNILVCLAAVVNRKLRTVTNFFVVSLAVADLLVGLLVLPFSATYEIKREWPFGVILCNIWISMDVLLCTVSILNLFAISLDRYIAITRPMRYPLIMTTGRASVTLVLIWSISFLVSFLPIHMGWNTSDGRIQNIDSPEKCDFDVSNRTYVLIDGLGTFFIPLFIMLFTYFRIFRIAREQVKRICTQTKVECQNHQMRSHDVDEHKATKTLAVVLGAFTICWVPYFILFILRAFIYDADEEVNYDLYSVFLWMGYFNSTLNPSVYTVLNHEFRTAFKDILCHCGRRKRIDSNRSYINDC, from the coding sequence ATGTCCGAAGAAACGTTCGCCGACTTGAAAATCGATATCTGGACAAATGAAACTATCGGGTTGAACAGTGAGACTAAATACAATTGGAATGAGTCAGACAGAGTTAATCCAGAGACTGTTGCCAATCGGCCTATGGTCGCCATCGTCATTATCGGCATCGTAATTGTAGCAATAACACTGGCAACCATCCTTGGCAATATTCTCGTGTGCCTTGCGGCGGTAGTCAATCGCAAACTACGGACAGTCACTAATTTCTTTGTCGTCTCGCTAGCTGTAGCAGATTTGTTAGTTGGACTGTTGGTATTACCCTTTTCCGCAACGTATGAAATTAAACGTGAGTGGCCTTTTGGTGTTATTCTCTGCAATATATGGATTTCGATGGATGTTCTACTCTGTACTGTATCAATATTGAATCTGTTTGCTATCAGTTTAGACCGGTACATCGCGATAACCAGACCTATGAGATACCCCCTTATAATGACGACAGGCAGGGCATCAGTTACTTTAGTCTTAATCTGGAGTATATCTTTCCTTGTATCCTTTTTACCAATTCACATGGGTTGGAACACCTCCGATGGAAGAATCCAAAACATTGACTCGCCAGAAAAATGCGATTTTGACGTGAGTAATAGAACATATGTTTTGATTGACGGTTTAGGAACGTTCTTTATCCCCTTGTTTATAATGCTTTTCACCTACTTTCGCATTTTCCGCATTGCTAGAGAGCAAGTGAAACGTATCTGCACCCAGACGAAGGTAGAATGCCAGAACCACCAAATGCGATCACACGACGTGGATGAACATAAAGCAACGAAAACTTTAGCTGTGGTATTAGGAGCATTCACTATATGTTGGGTGCCGTATTTTATTCTCTTTATCTTACGTGCGTTTATTTACGATGCTGATGAGGAAGTAAACTATGATTTATattctgtatttctatggaTGGGCTATTTCAATAGCACACTTAATCCAAGCGTGTACACTGTCTTGAATCACGAATTTCGTACTGCATTTAAGGATATCCTTTGTCACTGTGGACGCAGGAAAAGGATAGACTCAAACAGAAGCTACATAAACGACTGCTGA